A segment of the Echinicola strongylocentroti genome:
TTAAAAACATACACCTTTAATAGAAAAACCATTAGTTAGATGACATCTAGATCGGCTTTGACCACTAAGCGGGAAGCTTTGTCTCGCGTTATTTTTGGCTGTTCATTTTTTCTTCTTACCACCGCAGCAGTTGGACAGGATCTTCGGGGAAGAATAAGGGATCAGCAGAAAGCACCCATAGATGGTGCCTACATCTATCATTCTTCAGGAAAGCATGCCCACAGCAACAGTCTCGGGCGCTTTACCTTATCCCAAATAGAAAAAGGAGATACCCTCTCCATTACCTATACCGGCTACGAACCTGTGCGGTATATCGTCGGGGATCCAGACGATAATGTGACCATCCAGCTTAAGGAAAAAATCCTTTCCCTGGATGAAGTAACGGTATCTCCTGACCTCAATGCCATCAACCTGTTTACCGACATCAACCTACAAACCAATCCTGTAAATAGCTCCCAGGAATTGCTACGACGGGTGCCGGGACTGATCATTGGCCAGCACGCTGGGGGAGGTAAAGCAGAACAGATTTTCTTGCGTGGCTTTGATGTCGACCATGGGACGGACGTTAATATCACCATGGATGGAATGCCCGTAAATATGGTTTCACATGCACATGGTCAGGGCTATGCCGATCTCCATTTTATCATTCCGGAAACGGTCAATAAACTTGATTTTGGAAAAGGCCCCTACTATGCCAATCAGGGCAACTTTGCCACGGCTGGTTATGTCTCCTTCAAGTCCAAGGACCGCTTGGATCAAAGTCAGGTGAGGCTCGAAATGGGGCAGTTTAATACCCAGCGCTTCCTGGGCATGTTCAATGTCCTGAATACAGAAAAGCACTCTGCTTATCTGGCCTCAGAATACCTGCTCACCGACGGTCCTTTTGAAAGTCCCCAAAACTTTGACCGCTTCAATATCATGGGCAAGTATTCAGGGCAATTGGATAATAATGACCAGCTTTCGATCAGCTTCTCCCATTTTACCAGTAAATGGGATGCCTCTGGGCAAATTCCCCAAAGGGCAGTAGACAATGGATCCATCAGCCGGTTTGGGGCCATCGATGATACGGAAGGTGGACAGACAAGCCGCTCCAATTTATTGCTGAATTACACCCATCAAGTCAATGACGCGGCCTATATCACCAATACTGTCTATTATACGCAGTACGATTTTGAGCTGTTCTCCAATTTCACTTTTTACCTAGATGATCCTGTGTATGGAGATCAAATCAGGCAATTTGAAGACCGTCAGCTTTTTGGGGCTTCCAGTGAATACAACCAGTCTTTTAATGCCGGCTCGATGGATGGCCTGATTCAGGCTGGGGCTGGATTCAGGAGTGACCAAAGTAAGGATAACGAACTTAGTCATACCGCAAACAGAAAAACCCCCTTGGACACCATCCAGCTTGGAAACATTTATGAAACCAATATGTTTGGGTACATCAATGCCGAATTTAAAAAAGGGAAATGGTCTTTTAATCCTTCCATTCGATTTGATCAGTTTAAGTTTAACTACGTGGACCGTCTGGCGTCGGCTTATGAAACACAGGAAGAAAACAAAGGGATCATCAGCCCGAAACTCAATGTGCTATACAATCAGTCCGAGACCCTTCAGCTATACCTCAAAGCAGGAAAAGGTTTTCATTCGAATGACACGCGCGTAGTAGTGGCCGAAAATGGCAAGGAAATCCTGCCTGCTGCGTACGGTGCCGATATCGGCTTTATCTGGAAGCCATTCCCTAAATTACTCATGAATACGGCGTATTGGTATTTGTTTTTGGAACAGGAGTTTGTCTATGTAGGAGATGCAGGAATCGTCGAGCCATCAGGCAAAACACGGCGCGAGGGCATAGATTTAAGTTTACGTTATGAGCCCATCAAGGGGCTTTTCTGGGATTTTGATATGAACTATACCCTTGCTCGTGCCATGGATGAGCCGGAAGGAAATGATTATATTCCTCTGGCACCTGATTTTACCATCACCTCAGGGTTAAGTTTTGTGGGCAACTCAGGGTTTTACGGTGGAGCGCACCTGCGTTTTGTAGATGACCGACCTGCCAATGAAGATAATTCGATAGTAGCGGAAGGGTACACCGTGGTGGATATGAATGCTGGATACCAATGGCGTACCCTCGACTTTTCGATCAACATCCAGAACGTGTTCGACACCGAGTGGAACGAAACCCAGTTTGCTACCGAATCACGGCTGATCGATGAACCAGCCCCGGTAGAGGAAATACACTTTACGCCAGGTACACCATTTTACTTTAAGGCTTCGGTTGCCTATAGGTTTTAGTAGTCCCCCTCTTTTTCTGGCAAGAGGTTTTGTTAAGGCAACAAGCATGACAAAACCTCTTGCCCTAAAGATTCTCGACACTTATTAACCTCAGTTCGATTATAAAACCGTTTCCGTACAGTGGTCGGAACATGCACTGCGAGGCTTAGGGGAGATTTGAGGGGTGGAAGCCGTGGCAGCTCGCCGCGGCGAGCTGCCACACCCTTTTCCAATCCACATTCTCCTAAAAAGGGTTCGCTTTTAATACTAAAGTTAAGTCGAGCTCAGGTTATTAATGTCTGTGCTATCCACAAATGGCCTAGGGGGATTGCAAATCCCCATTATCTCAGTTCGAGATTACAAATCTCGAACAGCTAAGCCGCTAAGTGGCGCTTATGCGCATAAATAGGAAGAAATGCCCTCAACTAAACGGCATTAATTTCAGGGTCAAACACATTATTTTTTTTAGGTAAGTTCGGAAAAATCGACCTTTCTTTCGATTCTACAATCAGGCTTGTCATAAAATCACTGTTTTGGTAAAAGTTGACAACTTTTATAATACTTGGCTAGGGGAATATTGATTTTGTTCAAGTAGCGGCTCCTTGGTGTTAACTTAGATTATTACCTCTCCATGAGGTAGGTACTTTTACATCGGTGCGTATCAGCAATCATAAAAAACTTTATTGAATTAAATAATTAGAACCATGAAGAAAATAACGATCATATTTTTGCTTTTGTTTGGAGCAACGGCAGTTCAAGCTCAGGATAAGTCCAATAAACTGCCCTATAATGATCCTGAGTTTCATGGTGAAATAGGACGGACATACAAGGACTCCGAGATGGACTGGCCTGATTTTCCCGAGCCCAAAGAAGGAGCCCCTAACGTCATCGTCATTATGCTGGACGATGTGGGTTTTGGGATGACAAGTACTTTTGGTGGGTCAGTTCCTACGCCGCATTTGGATTCATTGGCTGCGCAGGGGTTAAGGTATAATCGTTTCCACACCACGGCCATCTGCGGACCAACGCGGGCTGCACTGCTCACCGGTAGAAACCATCACAATGCCGCCACTGGGTTTTTGGCCGAGTGGGCGACAGGCTATCCGAGCTATAACACCCTTATCCCCAGAAGTACGGCTACTATGGGAAAAGTACTCAAGTATAACGGTATGAACACCTCGTGGTTTGGCAAAAACCACAACACCCCTGATTGGGAAACTTCCGCCGCGGGGCCGTTTGATCGTTGGCCAACGGGTCTGGGTTTCGATTATTTTTACGGGTTCAATGCTGGGGAAACGGATCAATACAACCCGGTGATTTTTGAAAACACCTTACCCGTAGAGCCCGAAACCACCCCAGAGGAAGGCTACCATTTTATGACCGATATGACCGATAGGGCCATTTCTTGGCTGCACAGTCAAAAGTCACTGGCACCGGACAAACCTGTATTTATGTATTTTGCACCGGGAGCCATTCATGCCCCTCACCATACCCCTAAAGAATGGCGGGACAAGTTTAAAGGGAAGTTTGACCATGGTTGGGACAGGGAACGGGAAATAATTTATGCCCGTCAGAAAGAAATGGGCGTGATCCCCGCGGATGCGAAACTTTCGCCACGCAATGAAAATATAGACACATGGGCATCGCTGTCCGATGATGAGAAAAAATTCTACACGCTGCTACAAGAAAATTACGCTGGTTTTATGGCCTTTACCGATCATGAAATTGGGCGTTTGCTACAGACCATTGGGGAGCTGCCCGATGCTGATAATACCCTCGTCATTTACATCGTCGGAGACAATGGAGCCAGTACAGAAGGTGGCTTGGAAGGCACCTTAAACGAAATTAAGGCACTGAATGGCATCCAAAGTAAATTGGCCGATAATCTGAAAAAAGCGGATGAAATAGGCGAACCCGGATCAGAGCCGCACATTCCGGTGGGCTGGGGCATGGCGGCCAACACCCCATTTCCTTGGGCAAAACAAGTGGCCTCACATTTTGGCGGTTCACGAAACCCTATGGTGGTATCCTGGCCAAAAGTCATCGAAGACAAAGGAACCATCCGTTCTCAATTTCTACATGTGATCGATGTGATGCCAACCATCTTGGAAGCTACAGGCATGGAAGCACCAGCCTACGTGGACGGTGTCCAACAAAAGCCATTGGATGGAAAGTCCTTTCTGACCACTCTTACGGATAAAGACGCTCCGGAAATCCGTAAAACACAATATTTTGAAATCTTATCGAACAGGGCACTCTATCACGACGGTTGGGTGGCTGCGCATCAGCATACCTTGCCATGGAGACAGGATATTGCTCCTGGATATGAAAATGAAACATGGGAACTGTACAACATCAAAGAAGATTTTTCGGAAGCCGTAAATGTTGCGGATCAGTACCCTGAAAAACTAGAAGAACTGAAAGCAATGTGGGAAGAAGAGGCTAAAAAGAACCATGTATATCCCCTTGACGATCGGGGTGCTGCAAGGCTTTCGGTTCCCAAACCTTCACTAACGGAAGGGAGAACGTCGTTTACCTTTTATGAAGGGGCTACACGGATACCGGAAACCGTAGCCCCAAATACCAAGAATACCTCCTGGTCCATGGAAGCCATGCTGGAAACAGCGGCAGGTAACAAGGACGGTGTGGTCAACGCCATTGGGGGATCCAGCGCTGGTTACGTGCTGTATGTACAAGATGGGTACCCCACTTTCCTTTATAATTTCTTCCAAGATGAAATCACTACGATCAAATCCACAAAGAAACTACCCGATGGGCTGGCATCATTGAAAGTGGACTTTCAATACGATGGAGGTGGCCGCGGCAAGGGAGGTGTTTTCACCCTTTATATGAACAATGAAAAAGTAGGTGAAACCCGCGTAGATGCCACTGTCCCCGCCCGGTTTGGGATAGATACTTTTGGTATTGGTGAAGATACAGGGTCGCCTGTGACTACTAATTATGCGGCGCCCTTTGTTTTCCAGGGCAAGATCGCAGAAGTGAATATCGAATTGGAAGAATAAGGAATCTAGGAAGAGAAAAGTACCCCATACAAACTAAAGTAAATTACTGACAAATAATGAAGAAGATCACAATTTCACTGATTCTAGCCTTGGGCATTACAACTGTCAGAGCCCAGGGGCAGACTGTTCCATTAAAAAGTGCAACGCTAAAAGGTGACGAAACCATCGAAACGTCGATTGGAGACATAGCGCTTATCGATAGTTATTTTGATACGGAAGCTTCCGATAGGCTGTATGACGAAATGGACTACCAGCGGGCCAGCCAAGCGTGGATTTGGGGAATGCCCATGGTGAGTATGATTACCCAGAAAAACGGGCTGGAGGAGAAATACGGTCTTTCGTCAGAGCATGATATTGCCGTGCTGAAATCGCTGAAGGAAAAACGAGGAATTGTCACTGGAAACCTTACAGTGCCTTATATGTTCGGGTATGTAGACCTAAAGAAAAGCCCGGTTGTTTTTGAATATCCAGCAGGAGCTACGGCCAGCGGCTTTGTGGATATATGGCAACGTACCGTGACAGACATCGGTCAGACTGGGCCTGAGAAAGCCCAAGGGGGAACCTTCATCATCGTGGGCCCCGAAGATGATGTTGAGAAATACAAAAAACCAGGAGTATATACTTACCAAAGTGTTTCAAATTTTCTGGTGATTGCCCTGCGGATCCTTGACCCTTCTCCGGCGTATTATGAGAAGTTTAAAAGTGAATTCAAAATGGGTCATGTCGGCGAACCATTGAAAAAATTCAACTATATCGAAGACAAAGATGTAGAATGGAGTGGGACGGTGCCACGCGGTATTGATTTTTGGGAAACCCTATCGGACATCATCGATCATGAACCTATCAGGAAGATCGATAAACCGTGGACGGCAATGCTATTGCCGCTTGGCATAGAAAAAGGAAAGCCCTTTGACCCGACAGAAAGACAAAAGGAGATCCTTCTGAAGGGAGGAGCCATGGGAGAGTTGATGGCCAGGAATATTCAGGTAAACCCGCGATATACCAAGCCTTGGTGGGAAGGTACTTCTTGGTACAAAAGCTACGATTTTTCGGTGCCTCAAGAGACCGACACCCGCTTAGAGCTTGACGAGCGTACCACTTGGTTTTATGAGGCCGTCTACAGCTCCAAGGGAATGGTAAATCCCCCTGTGGGAGCAGGGCAGGTCTATATGACCAGCAAGCGCGACAATAATGGCGACCTGTTAAGAGCGGACAAGACCTATGTACTCCATGTACCTTCGGATGTGCCGGTGAAGCAGTTTTGGTCCGTAACACTCTACAGTGAAAATACCCGCAGGCCCTATGACAATGGCGGCACGGAGCTCAAAGACGTGACCTTGGGAAGCCGCAGCCAGCAGCTACAGAAAAATGCGGATGGCTCAGTGGATATTTATGTAGGCGCCAAGTCACCTGCTGGCAAGGAAAGCAATTACCTGAAAACGGTAGGAGATGACGGCTGGTTTGTGTATTTCAGGTTATATGCACCGCTTGAGCCGTTCTTTGACAAGAGCTTTAAGCTTCCCGATTGGGAGATCGTAGAATAGTGAACGTTCTTCTGGGCTGTGAGAAATATCTCAGCGCTATAAAACCATCAACATCCAAATGAAAAGCATGAAACGAATTATTATTTTATTTTTTCTGGTATGGGGTACTGTATCAGTGCAAGCCCAAGAAGCTGTAAAGCCTTACCGTGTCACCGAATATATCCAATGGTATCCGGCCATAAAGCAGGCTGAGATGAGGGACAAGTGGTTAGAGGATTATGAATACGGTGAATGGCAATTTACGGGAATGGTGACGGCAAAGGACCGGACGGTGG
Coding sequences within it:
- a CDS encoding DUF1254 domain-containing protein yields the protein MKKITISLILALGITTVRAQGQTVPLKSATLKGDETIETSIGDIALIDSYFDTEASDRLYDEMDYQRASQAWIWGMPMVSMITQKNGLEEKYGLSSEHDIAVLKSLKEKRGIVTGNLTVPYMFGYVDLKKSPVVFEYPAGATASGFVDIWQRTVTDIGQTGPEKAQGGTFIIVGPEDDVEKYKKPGVYTYQSVSNFLVIALRILDPSPAYYEKFKSEFKMGHVGEPLKKFNYIEDKDVEWSGTVPRGIDFWETLSDIIDHEPIRKIDKPWTAMLLPLGIEKGKPFDPTERQKEILLKGGAMGELMARNIQVNPRYTKPWWEGTSWYKSYDFSVPQETDTRLELDERTTWFYEAVYSSKGMVNPPVGAGQVYMTSKRDNNGDLLRADKTYVLHVPSDVPVKQFWSVTLYSENTRRPYDNGGTELKDVTLGSRSQQLQKNADGSVDIYVGAKSPAGKESNYLKTVGDDGWFVYFRLYAPLEPFFDKSFKLPDWEIVE
- a CDS encoding arylsulfatase → MKKITIIFLLLFGATAVQAQDKSNKLPYNDPEFHGEIGRTYKDSEMDWPDFPEPKEGAPNVIVIMLDDVGFGMTSTFGGSVPTPHLDSLAAQGLRYNRFHTTAICGPTRAALLTGRNHHNAATGFLAEWATGYPSYNTLIPRSTATMGKVLKYNGMNTSWFGKNHNTPDWETSAAGPFDRWPTGLGFDYFYGFNAGETDQYNPVIFENTLPVEPETTPEEGYHFMTDMTDRAISWLHSQKSLAPDKPVFMYFAPGAIHAPHHTPKEWRDKFKGKFDHGWDREREIIYARQKEMGVIPADAKLSPRNENIDTWASLSDDEKKFYTLLQENYAGFMAFTDHEIGRLLQTIGELPDADNTLVIYIVGDNGASTEGGLEGTLNEIKALNGIQSKLADNLKKADEIGEPGSEPHIPVGWGMAANTPFPWAKQVASHFGGSRNPMVVSWPKVIEDKGTIRSQFLHVIDVMPTILEATGMEAPAYVDGVQQKPLDGKSFLTTLTDKDAPEIRKTQYFEILSNRALYHDGWVAAHQHTLPWRQDIAPGYENETWELYNIKEDFSEAVNVADQYPEKLEELKAMWEEEAKKNHVYPLDDRGAARLSVPKPSLTEGRTSFTFYEGATRIPETVAPNTKNTSWSMEAMLETAAGNKDGVVNAIGGSSAGYVLYVQDGYPTFLYNFFQDEITTIKSTKKLPDGLASLKVDFQYDGGGRGKGGVFTLYMNNEKVGETRVDATVPARFGIDTFGIGEDTGSPVTTNYAAPFVFQGKIAEVNIELEE
- a CDS encoding TonB-dependent receptor — its product is MTSRSALTTKREALSRVIFGCSFFLLTTAAVGQDLRGRIRDQQKAPIDGAYIYHSSGKHAHSNSLGRFTLSQIEKGDTLSITYTGYEPVRYIVGDPDDNVTIQLKEKILSLDEVTVSPDLNAINLFTDINLQTNPVNSSQELLRRVPGLIIGQHAGGGKAEQIFLRGFDVDHGTDVNITMDGMPVNMVSHAHGQGYADLHFIIPETVNKLDFGKGPYYANQGNFATAGYVSFKSKDRLDQSQVRLEMGQFNTQRFLGMFNVLNTEKHSAYLASEYLLTDGPFESPQNFDRFNIMGKYSGQLDNNDQLSISFSHFTSKWDASGQIPQRAVDNGSISRFGAIDDTEGGQTSRSNLLLNYTHQVNDAAYITNTVYYTQYDFELFSNFTFYLDDPVYGDQIRQFEDRQLFGASSEYNQSFNAGSMDGLIQAGAGFRSDQSKDNELSHTANRKTPLDTIQLGNIYETNMFGYINAEFKKGKWSFNPSIRFDQFKFNYVDRLASAYETQEENKGIISPKLNVLYNQSETLQLYLKAGKGFHSNDTRVVVAENGKEILPAAYGADIGFIWKPFPKLLMNTAYWYLFLEQEFVYVGDAGIVEPSGKTRREGIDLSLRYEPIKGLFWDFDMNYTLARAMDEPEGNDYIPLAPDFTITSGLSFVGNSGFYGGAHLRFVDDRPANEDNSIVAEGYTVVDMNAGYQWRTLDFSINIQNVFDTEWNETQFATESRLIDEPAPVEEIHFTPGTPFYFKASVAYRF